The Setaria viridis chromosome 9, Setaria_viridis_v4.0, whole genome shotgun sequence sequence TAAATCACCGAGAATTAGTTGCCCAGTCACCGAGATGTGCATCTAACTTCATTTTCTGTAAAACATCAGGAAATAAGTGCACGGTATGCCGCTGCAAATCTTCCAGACAGAAGGCAGAGTATGATCCTCCGTTACATGGGGAAGTCATGGAGAACCCAGATGGTGGTTCGTAGTGGCAGCAGGTGGTTCCTCTGTGAAGGTTGGTTCCAATTCGTTTGTGACAACGGTCTGCGTGTCGGTGATGTCTGTCTGTTCGAACTGGAGAAGAATGAGAGCAAGCTTACCATGACGGTCCACATCATTTTCAGTGAGCAGCTTTAGTTTGTGGTAGAAGAAAATGGCATCCCCTGTTCTTTCTGCTGGTACTGTTGGTATATTTATTGGTCTCGGTCTGTACTCTGAAATTAAACCATGGCTTGTGGCTAACAGGCTAAGCTCTGCAAGGAGTTAAGAAACCAATTAGTACGATCAACTCTGTAATGCACTGCTTGTGGATTTAGGAAACCTATTATGTTTCGCTTGAGATTGCTTTGTTTATTGCAATTCCAAAACTTGGCCTACCGTTTGAGATGGCCAGCGCGCGTCTTCCTCAACGAGCCCGGTCAccgacggctgcggcggcggaagggAGGAACAAGGAATTTGAATCCGGCGAGCTGGTAGCAAGAAACAAAAGCAGCGAGCTCTGAAGAAACCTGTACTGCTATGCTATAGCTCCCCCTCACCGTCTCAGCCCGAGAAGCTAGCAACCTGGATGCTGTCCAATTGGCTAGAAACAATTTACCTACATGACTGATTAGGTTCCCAGCTAATATATGCACTTGATTGCTTACATTGATGATTGATATATGCATCAGGTGTGTGGGGTCAGGCAGGTAGGCTTGACGCCATCGTATTGCCATCGTGATTGGATTGGTTCATCTTCCTTTCCAGGTGTATAGTTTTTCCCTAAAGCTAGGACTGCCTTGAGGGAGATTTTTTTTCGCATTTTGTTTGTTCTATATTTTTGCTCTGTTTATAAAAAATTGCAAGATTGCATTGCTTTAAAAAATGTTgggtcctttttttttcctctatcAAGGTTCAGCCACTTGCGGGAGCACATGTGAAGTAGCTTCTTCAATGCCAGATTTCTTATGACAGTTACAATTTGCTTGTGCATTTCGTAAAGATTTCTGAAACCTGTAGTTTTATGAGCGTGCCCCTGTGATAAGTACAACCATGATGGTTGCACACTGATAGATGTCATGTGTTTTCTAATTTTGCAACTGAAAATGGTAGAAAGATACCTGGTCTTCATATTTAGCTATGTATGACTAAAGAATTGCTATTTGTGTGTCATGTTTATGGTTGAAGCTATCAGGAGATTTTTTACTAACTCAAGCTATGCTGGTCACTTTGTGCCAGGCAGCGGATGCTTGGACATGGAGCTGGTTGCGCGTGATTGTGTGGAGGTACTTGTGATTCTTCTACGGCTCTACGCTTTAGGTGCAGTGCTCTGCTCCCAGACTCTACTGATAAAATTGTGAACCAAATAAAAATCAAATAGCAGCACTGCATCCGTGCAAACCGAATAACCGAATCAGAAAATGAATCTTGCTTGCTACGGTCAGGGCGtcatgctaattagaagaaaaaaaaagaactgacGACATTCGCACGGGACAAGTTTGATTTTACTCTGCCGCACATCAATCTTTTGGCATTCAAATATTGTTCAGACTACTTTGTAATTGACGCATAAAAACACCTGCCATGGCAGTGATATGCCAGACTCCATCACGAAGGCCAAGGCTGTAGGGCTCCTAACTACTACTCTCTTTATATTCTAATTTTCACATGCTTGTTTCAACCTGTTTAGTGTAAATTTTAACCGCCAAGAGTTAGTTATCTGAAAGCTCGGAGggtaaaattttggaagatagAAACTACTGCTTAGTGCTTGCACTTGTAACTTGCTATTTGAAATGTATTATCCTTAGATGTTTCCTTTTAAATGGAAAATAGTGGTACATGCAAAGCCATATTACTGTCACTTTGCAGTGAAAAGAAACTCGAACAGTATACTGAAAAGCAAAATACTACAGGTTCTACTACTGTAAAGTTTGAAGGTACCTTGCTAAGGTTGGAGATATCATGACGGAAGAGAATTACTATactattatttttttagtttcCACTATACCTAGAATCTGATTAGTACAAGACGTCTGCTTGTGAGCATAAGTATTGAAAGGATGTTTGTACACAACTGATGAACCATCATGACAAAATAAACTAATCCCGATGAAGCCTGACACCAAAATCCTGCATTGCGATGATAGGTAATCAACATATGTTCTTGCTCAGGAAATACGTTGAGGCCTTAAGATTGAGGGCACTGGAATTGACAATGATCGTCGTATCGATCGCTTATGCATAGACATGCATCACTCCTTGGAATACAGTGACATACCTAGCTTGATTTAATTCAGAAACTATGCTCTTAATTCAGAAACTACGTTAGTCTAATAAATACTTTTTAAATAATTGTACTCATTCTCGCACTATTATTGTTTTGTTAGATGCACCGTTTATTGCAATATAAATAATTTGTAGCCCGTAGCAATGGGCACGATCCTAGTTTTTATAAAATACAAAGCAAATGCAACTGTCTGCTAAGTGAACTTAAGCACAAGCAACGCGACTATTCGGCGTTCCTTACACAACGGATTTCTAATGATGTTTACAGATAACTAGCAACAGATGTTACAGTTTCGTTTCTAACTCCTTGCGGAGATCAGCCTAAAACATGCATTAACTTCAGAGCACAAAAACAAGCAAACTAAGGCCCAGAGTACAAACAGAAAGAACAGGGCACATTTTTCATCTTTTTCATCTGCGGCGAACTAAAACAGCTCCTTGCGAATGATATGGACCGCCATAGTAAGCagcttctcctccttcttcaGTTCGAATAGACAGATATCGCCGACACGCAGGCCATTGCCACGAGCAAAATTGGGCCAACCTCCATTAATAAACCACCTCCTACCATTATGAAACATCATTTTGGCCTCCCATGTCTTCCCCCCACACTGGAGAATCAAGGTTTGTCCTTTAGTTGGAAGATACACTGAAGCATATCGTGAACCTAATTCCTGATGCATTGTGAATAGATAATTAGCAACACATTGCAAGGTTCAATAACTTTGAGATTAACCCAGACAGCTTCTAAGTTTTATATTGGTGGGGAAAATATTGCATGTTTATGATTTACAGCAATCGTTTGCTGATATGAAGGCGAGTGAATAGGTTAGCGCTCAAATGGGGGGAAAGATGCCAACTATAACAAAACAAGGTTAAGATGACAGGAACTGCAACCTTAGAATAAAAACAACAATTCaagacaaaaaaagaaagaactgAACTTACTAGCATCCAACGCTGAGCGACACCGACATTGTTGTTTTTCATTACTGCTACACAAAGGGGAACTTCAGATCGGATAGCTCTCACTCGCTCTTCAACAATCCTCTTTTGGGATTTAGATAGAAGGTTCTTGCATGGTACAAAGTATGGGGGCAGAAATAGACTATCAGAGTCTTCGCTCTCCAAAGATTCATGAGGAATTTCAAGCGTACCACTTTCCTGGGAAGCATGTTCTCCTGCAGAGAATTTTAGGCCATAAGTAAAATAATCTAAAAGGATACTATTTTTTTTGCTACACTACCTGTTGTTGGTTCCTCAATATGGACTTCTGAAGCCATACTAGAATGAGTTGCTGTTTCATGCAGTAGATAGACCGTAAAAATAGATCTATTCCCACCCTTTGTAGGTAAGAGGAGGACAATATCTCCCTCCTGCACATGATTGTCACGGACAAAGTCTAACCACTGCCCCATAAGAAAGTTCTTTCTACTTTCGTCTCTTTTGTAGAATTTGGGATGCCACTTCTTGTTCTTACCAGGCATCTCAAGTGTGACAGTTGTGCTTCTATCTGGGCAATGTGCCAATGCGTATTCCTTGGTAATTCCCTGATAAAAACAGAGCATGAAGTTACGGCTCACCACATCCTGAAGATCGTAGCTAAATTTCTCATGTAACATTGGAACAGCTATCAACAAAAAGTTAATATTGAGAGAAGTGAGTTACCAGATAAGGACCCGGAGATTGAACACTGGTCTTCCGCATGGTTGCAATATAAACAGTGAATTCAGGTTGAATTTCCTGGATAAGCGTCATTACTCTCACCTTTTGTGCTTTAGATAGATAAGTTCTATATGATAAAACATAATCAGCCCCTAAGGGTGATTGAAGATCATCCGATGCCAAAGATACATTTTCTGAGGGAATGTCTTCTCCTGGGCAAAATGTCACAACAGTGTTTAACAATAAGGGATATACTGGAGGCAAATATGCAAGTAACTTGAGTAATGTTATAACCTGACTCCTCAGATGATGAGGATGCTGCAGCCATCTTTAAATTTTTCCCGCGAGGATAGGAGCTACCCTTCTGATACTCAGTGAATCTTTCACTGCTTTCTGATGGTTCTGTGATATCATGTTGAGAAATGCTTGAAGTATCAATGGAATCTGCACTTCTGTCTTGAACACTTGGGATATTTTTTATGCCAGAACAGGAAAACACTTCCTCACAACCATCATTTGGTGAATATGGCATgtttgacttatttttagcatgctTCTTTCGTGGCGAATAAATTTTGTTGTGAGATGCATATTTGGACACAAATGATTTACGTTTTCTATTTCTCCATGGCACTGCATCTCTTGCTGACTCCACTCTCTTGGTAATTGGCTGATGTACTATAGAACCAAAATGAGCATTACTTGACGGCCTTTCACTTGGCACCTTCTCTAGAGATCTGATACAAGTAACTTCACCACGCCTTTGTAGGCATTCGTAACAGAACCACTCTATTAATGAAGCATCAAAGACAACTTTCTCCAAACAGTATCTACACAATGACAAATCATAATAAGAAAAGGCCAATCATAACTAAATAAGCTGTAACAACATAATTACACTACAGAAGGTACTTGATTATTCTATCTCAGGTAATATCTGATTTGCAAATATCCATTTCTAATTATAAATCAATGGAATGTGAGGATAGGAATAAATACATATATTCTGTCTACTCGACTTTCAAATCCAAGAGGGGAAAAATAATGAGGGAAAACACTGTATTAAAAATCAGACCTATCCCTTTATAATAGCACGATTTATCATAGATTCCCACAAGGAACAAATTCTTGTTGGCTATGCCCGTTAACATGCGCCACATAAAATCGAATTTAATAAAATAAAGCATGATATGGGTAAAATGTAAAAGAGAACATACTGGTGTATAGCAGAATGCTTGCAGTCTCCGCAACATAGCAGAAGATGCCTAAAACCAATATCTCCGCATACTTCACACAGAATGTCCTGCATAAATGCCAAAAGGATTGCTGTTATGAATTTATACAAGTCATAATATGATCATCAAACTGCTTTAAAGATATTCCAATTTTTGCTGATAAAGTATCTGGGTGTTACATCAATAGATTATTCAAAAGACTGCCTACAAACACTAATCGAACGATCAAACATTATTTAGCCATGCACGAGCATAACATGTTTCTCTTTATATATCCATCTCTTCTGTTTCCACTTAAGAcgtcttttttcctttcttacATCTGATCCACATAACTGCACTTAAGTTGCCAATGCTGCCCATAAATCAATATAATTGCCATAAAATTCAGTAATAGCAGGATTTTTGAACGAAAACCACACTTTTCCATTGACCTCCAGAAATAACAGATTTCGCGAATCAATGCTGGAATTTTGCTAAAATTTCAAACCCTGGTCCCGCACCACTGATGTGCAATGAAAGGTATTGAGACAGATGGACCATGATCACACAGAAGTGAACAATTGGAAAAGTACTCGCGTGGTGACCCAAAGGCAACTTTGGAGGGAATTATGGAATACCCGAGTAACagaaccaaaaagaaaaacttgcaTTACACCACAATCACAAAAAGATCGACCAACCTAAGAGGAAATAGGTGGCATTTTGGAAACAAAAGGGGAATCAAACATGCACCCAAATTCGAGTCCAGGCCAGGAACCTGAGGGGCTCGCTTGCAGTTCGTGCCTCTGCAATTGAGTCACTGACGTGTGGAGCCGGATCCACGTGCAAGTGACTCACTCAACCGCAGGGGGACCAAACTGTAGAGGATCCTCTCCACCTGGGTGGTGGTGTCCGCCTCCGCCCACACCTCCTACCGACTGTCCTAGGCTCGGTTCCAACATTGCACCACAATAATGCGCTCTTATACAACACCAATCCCCCACCAAAAAAGCATCCTGTTGCGCGATGAGGGCAATGGATACCATTTGAGATTTAACATTTCAATGGCCCTTCCACCCTGATTGATACCTGCGCCTGACAACAGTTATGTCCTAAACTCGTCGCGCAACAGGAACATCCAGATTCCAGGCCAAGGCCATTCCCCCTTCAATCAGTcgacaaggaaaaaaaactatctTTTTTGGTCCGGCCACATCGTCCAGAATCGAGGGAGGCAGGAAATCACAAGAGAACAAAGAGAGGATAAATCGAGTATATACACTGCATACGTACCATGTTTCCTTCCAGCTGCCCCCACCACCTCCCGGCTCCCAAGAAGCACTAAACGCCTCCGCGCCCTCAGCAGCTCAGACGACCGATCCCGACCGCGGAACCTCCAGGAGACCGGCGGGGCGTCGGGCAACCGGGGGCTCGCGCATTTGCGAAGGGGTGGCTCCACGGACGATGAGGAATTGTAgaaggcggcggcacggcggggtGGTCAAAAGGAAGgcggtggagagagagagagagagagagagagagagagagaggaggggaggagacgCGCGCGCCGTTGGATTCGGCTTCGGACGACCGTGTCCGAGTAGGGTAGGGGGAGAGATTCTGGTTCTAGAGACTTGTTTCCGCATTTTTGCCCTAAAAAAAAAGACTTTTTCCCGCATCGGGGAAGCCGGGCCCCGCCCCGTCGGCCGGATCACCAGATGAGGAGATTTCGTCGGGCCTGCGCCGAGTCAGATACTTGAGAGAAGAGAGCAAAGCAATCCTAGTACTGTACCGAAGGCGTCGAACACGCtcgaaagaaagaagaaatcacAAAGCCAAAAACAGCGCACCCATGTCGGGACAATCTAGAAAGTTCCAGACGGGAAGCACAGCCGGATGTGAATGGGAAAGAAGCACGAGCACAGAATCCACATCCACTGGAAATCGGGAACCGTGTGATCCCCCGAATCTCCCCTCTCCAAGCACATGCATGCCAACAGTTAATAAAGGTGTATTTTTATATAATATGGTTACATACAAAACGTCAAAAATATAAGAAAAACAACTTGTGCAATTTCATCTTATAAAATGGGAAAATAACTACCaataaaaaacatttttttttggatatCGATAAAAAACACTTAACACACATATTATAAATAGGGTGTACACCTCTCACGCACCCTACAAGTCCAAAAGTCTATCTTCATGCGCCATTACATTCTTCTTCCACGACAGCAATGGCTGGCAAAGAAAATGCAAACAACCCCTCTCGGACAACATCCACTTAGGGTAGCCCTTTAACACACTCTGTGTTGGCAATTCTGCACCATGAGAAATCTGTGTTCTTCCTGTACAACAAACTCCTCCATGATACACACCCACGAACCGAGTTGGGAGATTGATGGTGCGTTACCTCATCTTCCACCATGGATATCGTCGCCAGATCCAATCCTCCCTGGCTCCTACTAAAGCTCTAGCTTGTAATACCAGTGGCACACCTCAACTGATGCAGGCTCCTCTACCCGGCAGCCCATCATGATCTCTATTTCCATCGCCGCTACCTCAAGGCTAGCAAGCTTGGCAATGGAGGTGAAGGCTGACGAGATGAGTTGTATCGACAAAATTAAGAGGTGATGGTGGCAGCAGGTGATGCAGGAGAGGGAAAGGAAAACCCTAAGCTACCGATCTCTTTATAGGGCGACCAAATTCAAAGCGGACCAAATGGGCCAATATCCTGAGGCAATGCCTATTTCGCATCATAGACTATAAGAATTCTTAAAATAATAGCACCTACAAAAATTTATTCGCCCATATACATTTAGCCCTCCTCTATGATAAATATTGCGCTAAGTATTAATACCACATAAATATGCATTTTGAACCCTTAAATGTTAGAAATTGCACTAAAATATATTGAAAGTTTTCAATACGGATGAAAATAAGCCAGGAGGGTCATTTCACGGGAGCTGGAGGAAAAAAACGaaaaatgagaagaagaaaaggagaaaaacacAAAACGAA is a genomic window containing:
- the LOC117839573 gene encoding B3 domain-containing protein Os03g0619800; its protein translation is MDILCEVCGDIGFRHLLLCCGDCKHSAIHQYCLEKVVFDASLIEWFCYECLQRRGEVTCIRSLEKVPSERPSSNAHFGSIVHQPITKRVESARDAVPWRNRKRKSFVSKYASHNKIYSPRKKHAKNKSNMPYSPNDGCEEVFSCSGIKNIPSVQDRSADSIDTSSISQHDITEPSESSERFTEYQKGSSYPRGKNLKMAAASSSSEESGEDIPSENVSLASDDLQSPLGADYVLSYRTYLSKAQKVRVMTLIQEIQPEFTVYIATMRKTSVQSPGPYLGITKEYALAHCPDRSTTVTLEMPGKNKKWHPKFYKRDESRKNFLMGQWLDFVRDNHVQEGDIVLLLPTKGGNRSIFTVYLLHETATHSSMASEVHIEEPTTGEHASQESGTLEIPHESLESEDSDSLFLPPYFVPCKNLLSKSQKRIVEERVRAIRSEVPLCVAVMKNNNVGVAQRWMLELGSRYASVYLPTKGQTLILQCGGKTWEAKMMFHNGRRWFINGGWPNFARGNGLRVGDICLFELKKEEKLLTMAVHIIRKELF